The following coding sequences are from one Paenibacillus sp. JDR-2 window:
- a CDS encoding carbohydrate ABC transporter permease, with protein sequence MEAAANLAIQPKKSGNSDKLLEILLYIWAAIVLIIVLYPLYFIIIASFSDPSAVGNGKVWLFPKGFTVDGYKELLNHSNIWIGYRNTIVYTVVGTLIGLIVNVSAGYALSRKDLVGRKFLSLFFIFTMFFNGGLVPTFLTIRDFHLYDTFLVMVLPFSVAVFDIIVARTFFRTGIPTELWEAAQIDGCGNLRFYAQMVLPLSKPIIAVLALWFAVGQWNSYFNALIYLQDKNLYPLQLILRDILVTNQMQTALGTGEAAQIALRLANLLRYSVIIVATVPIMCIYPFVQKHFNKGVMIGAVKE encoded by the coding sequence ATGGAGGCTGCCGCGAATTTAGCCATTCAACCGAAAAAATCGGGCAACAGCGATAAACTGCTGGAGATCCTGCTCTATATTTGGGCCGCGATTGTCCTTATCATTGTGTTATATCCGCTTTACTTTATTATCATCGCTTCCTTCAGCGATCCCTCGGCTGTGGGGAACGGAAAGGTATGGTTATTTCCGAAAGGGTTTACAGTCGATGGTTATAAGGAATTACTGAATCATTCGAATATATGGATCGGCTACCGGAACACGATCGTTTATACGGTTGTGGGTACCTTGATTGGCCTTATCGTCAACGTGTCGGCAGGTTATGCCCTGTCGAGAAAGGATCTGGTCGGACGCAAGTTTTTGTCTCTCTTCTTTATTTTCACCATGTTCTTCAACGGGGGACTAGTGCCTACGTTTCTGACGATCCGCGATTTTCATCTGTACGATACGTTTCTGGTCATGGTGCTGCCTTTCTCGGTTGCCGTCTTTGATATTATCGTAGCGCGTACGTTCTTCCGGACGGGCATTCCGACGGAGTTATGGGAAGCCGCGCAAATCGACGGCTGCGGGAACCTGCGCTTTTATGCTCAGATGGTACTGCCGCTCTCGAAACCGATTATTGCCGTATTGGCCTTATGGTTTGCCGTTGGTCAATGGAATTCGTATTTTAACGCGCTAATCTATCTGCAAGATAAGAATTTATACCCGCTGCAGCTGATCTTAAGAGATATTCTGGTCACCAATCAGATGCAGACCGCGCTTGGTACGGGGGAAGCGGCCCAAATCGCGCTGCGCCTTGCCAATCTGCTGCGGTATTCCGTCATTATCGTCGCTACGGTTCCGATTATGTGCATCTACCCGTTTGTGCAAAAGCATTTCAACAAGGGGGTGATGATCGGCGCCGTGAAGGAATAA
- a CDS encoding extracellular solute-binding protein, which translates to MTTISKRNTRKMLSGLALISVLGTTVLAGCSSGKETNNAAASNNTGSGKAGSNFHAEGLPIVDKPVTLDVLTIRWGNMGDTFKKNAWLQELEKNSNVKINWQVISSSDWDAQKSVMLASGKMPDVIIGDLAFGDSDIVNNLSIFRPLDDYIDKYMPNLKAAMAEMPELKKLSTFPDGKIYSLPARLPSRPYSSVQPVINKEWLDKLGLKAPETLDELYTVLKAFKEKDPNGNGKADEIPYSDQKDLDMNLFAPFGITDIRGNHMVLKDGKPEYFPTSEAYKAAITWANKLYSEGLIDKETFTQDDTMLTAKRQNPDAALVGFSYQWTPDAVFGQWSKQYETIAPITGPDGKKYQIGDPNGLSIRRNEVLITTSNEHPEVAARWADQFYTGEASIQNFWGAIGTSVEKNADGTYTLMDPPDGTSADAWYWDSSLRDFGPKYVSPEFEKNIKLDPTSGDGLKLELDSLGKEYVTQPFPDVMYTEEEYAELPTLITDIESYIKSTRAKWVTKGGIDQEWDAYVKKLNDMGLEKLIKIYNDAYERYMNIK; encoded by the coding sequence ATGACAACCATTTCGAAGAGAAATACGAGAAAAATGCTGTCCGGCCTCGCTTTGATTTCCGTATTGGGCACCACGGTGCTTGCGGGCTGCAGTAGTGGTAAGGAGACCAATAATGCCGCCGCATCCAATAACACGGGTAGCGGCAAAGCGGGCAGCAACTTTCATGCGGAAGGCCTTCCGATTGTAGATAAGCCGGTAACGCTGGACGTTCTTACGATCCGTTGGGGCAACATGGGAGATACGTTCAAGAAGAACGCCTGGCTTCAGGAGCTGGAGAAGAATTCGAATGTCAAAATCAATTGGCAGGTCATTTCCTCGAGCGATTGGGACGCCCAAAAGTCGGTTATGCTGGCAAGCGGAAAAATGCCGGATGTTATCATCGGCGACCTGGCGTTTGGGGATTCCGATATCGTGAATAACCTGAGCATTTTCCGTCCGCTTGACGACTATATCGACAAATATATGCCGAATCTGAAAGCGGCCATGGCCGAAATGCCGGAGCTGAAGAAGCTGAGTACGTTCCCGGACGGCAAAATCTACTCGCTGCCCGCAAGGCTGCCATCGCGGCCGTATTCTTCCGTACAGCCGGTTATCAACAAAGAGTGGCTGGACAAATTGGGACTGAAGGCGCCTGAAACGCTTGATGAATTATATACGGTGCTGAAGGCGTTTAAGGAGAAGGATCCCAACGGCAACGGCAAGGCTGACGAGATTCCGTACAGCGATCAGAAGGACCTGGACATGAACCTGTTCGCGCCATTCGGCATTACGGATATCCGCGGCAACCATATGGTGCTGAAGGACGGCAAGCCGGAATATTTCCCGACATCGGAAGCCTATAAGGCGGCTATTACCTGGGCGAATAAATTGTATTCCGAAGGGCTGATCGATAAAGAAACGTTCACGCAGGACGATACGATGCTGACGGCCAAGCGGCAAAATCCGGACGCCGCGCTTGTTGGATTCTCGTACCAATGGACGCCGGACGCGGTATTTGGCCAATGGAGCAAGCAGTATGAGACCATCGCGCCGATTACCGGGCCGGACGGCAAGAAATATCAGATTGGCGATCCGAACGGATTAAGCATTCGCCGTAACGAGGTGCTCATTACAACCTCGAACGAGCATCCGGAGGTTGCGGCGCGTTGGGCTGACCAGTTCTATACCGGAGAAGCAAGCATCCAGAACTTCTGGGGCGCGATTGGCACCTCCGTTGAGAAAAACGCCGACGGTACCTATACGCTGATGGATCCGCCGGACGGCACTAGCGCGGACGCTTGGTACTGGGACAGCTCCCTGCGGGATTTTGGACCGAAATACGTCAGCCCCGAGTTCGAGAAGAACATCAAGCTTGATCCAACAAGCGGTGACGGTCTGAAGCTTGAGCTCGACAGCTTGGGCAAGGAATATGTCACGCAGCCGTTCCCGGACGTGATGTACACCGAGGAAGAATACGCCGAGCTGCCAACGCTCATTACGGATATCGAGAGCTATATCAAGAGCACCCGCGCCAAATGGGTGACCAAAGGCGGCATCGACCAGGAGTGGGATGCTTACGTCAAGAAGCTGAACGATATGGGCCTTGAGAAGCTGATCAAGATTTACAATGACGCTTATGAACGTTACATGAACATCAAATAA
- a CDS encoding alpha/beta hydrolase: protein MINVPLPWREVLANEAAHTITGDVRIIEEFPIPQLQTVRRVWIYLPKSYDKGDRSYPVLYMHDGQNVFNQATSWGSEWGVDETLEQMAPEDSAFESIVVAVDHGGDKRNNEYNFTVNAEYGFGGQGEGYAAFLAETLKPYIDSHYRTLPEPGHTMIAGSSFGAYISLYTAIRYPDLFGRVGGISFVMWQDNGAIIQLIQQAALSPSLRVYLSIGELETDTPDFNKLANEHVALAHHTIIAAGVPESRVRFDFIPGGEHNEATWSKLFPEVYRWLLQP, encoded by the coding sequence ATGATTAACGTACCTTTGCCTTGGAGAGAAGTGCTTGCAAACGAAGCTGCTCACACGATTACCGGGGATGTCCGGATTATCGAAGAATTCCCGATTCCGCAGCTGCAGACGGTTCGCAGAGTTTGGATTTATTTGCCGAAAAGCTATGACAAAGGGGATCGCAGCTACCCTGTCCTCTACATGCATGACGGCCAGAATGTATTCAATCAAGCAACATCCTGGGGCAGCGAATGGGGCGTTGACGAGACGTTGGAGCAGATGGCGCCGGAGGATTCCGCATTCGAATCTATCGTAGTCGCCGTTGATCATGGCGGCGATAAGCGCAACAATGAGTATAACTTCACGGTTAACGCCGAATACGGCTTTGGAGGCCAAGGAGAAGGGTACGCCGCATTCCTGGCGGAGACGCTCAAACCCTATATCGACAGCCATTACCGAACGCTCCCTGAACCGGGGCATACGATGATTGCCGGAAGCTCGTTCGGCGCCTACATTTCCCTGTATACCGCCATCCGCTATCCGGATCTTTTTGGCCGCGTGGGCGGGATTTCCTTCGTCATGTGGCAGGACAACGGAGCGATTATTCAATTGATCCAACAGGCAGCCCTCTCCCCTTCGCTCCGCGTTTACCTAAGCATTGGAGAACTGGAAACCGACACTCCCGACTTTAACAAACTCGCCAATGAACATGTTGCGCTCGCCCATCACACGATCATAGCAGCCGGGGTTCCGGAAAGCCGCGTACGATTCGATTTTATTCCCGGCGGAGAGCACAACGAAGCCACTTGGAGCAAGCTGTTCCCTGAGGTATACCGTTGGCTGCTGCAGCCATAA
- a CDS encoding ABC transporter permease, whose translation MINSSSSGNLHRYVTRISRNWGLYLLLLPAVVLLLCFTYKPMYGVIIAFKDFKPALGIMDSPWVGFKYFEKFFHSYQFTVTIKNTVFISLYSFVTFPLPIAFAILVNQLRQNRFKRVFQTITYMPHFISTIVIVGLMMILLSPGNGLIGNIYRLFGAEAPNLMGSASMFSSLYVWSDVWQHTGWDSIIYLAALSSVSPSLYEAATVDGASRWQKIRYIDIPMLIPTAVTLLILRIGGLLGVGFEKAYLLQNNLNIGGSEVISTYVYKIGLLSSQYSFSAAINLFNTVINFTLLILVNWISKKYSENSLW comes from the coding sequence TTGATAAACAGTTCATCGAGCGGTAATCTGCATCGTTACGTAACGAGAATCAGCAGAAACTGGGGTTTATACCTGCTCTTGCTGCCGGCTGTCGTGCTGCTGCTCTGTTTTACTTACAAGCCGATGTACGGGGTCATTATTGCCTTTAAAGATTTCAAACCGGCGCTTGGCATTATGGATAGTCCCTGGGTAGGGTTCAAATATTTCGAGAAGTTTTTTCATTCCTACCAATTCACGGTCACCATTAAGAACACGGTATTCATCAGCTTGTACAGCTTTGTCACCTTTCCTCTTCCGATTGCATTCGCCATTCTCGTGAATCAGCTGCGGCAGAACCGGTTCAAACGGGTATTCCAGACGATTACGTACATGCCGCATTTTATTTCCACTATCGTTATCGTGGGTCTCATGATGATCCTGCTGTCGCCGGGGAACGGACTGATCGGCAACATCTACCGGTTATTCGGCGCCGAAGCGCCAAACCTGATGGGCTCGGCCAGCATGTTCAGCAGCCTGTATGTATGGTCGGACGTATGGCAGCATACGGGATGGGACAGCATCATTTATCTTGCTGCGTTATCCTCCGTTAGTCCAAGCCTATACGAAGCGGCAACCGTGGACGGAGCCAGCCGATGGCAGAAAATCCGCTACATCGATATTCCGATGCTTATCCCGACAGCGGTAACCTTATTGATCCTGCGGATCGGCGGACTGCTGGGCGTTGGCTTCGAGAAGGCGTATCTGCTGCAAAACAACCTAAATATAGGCGGCAGCGAAGTCATCTCTACTTACGTGTACAAAATCGGGCTGCTCAGTTCTCAATACAGCTTCTCGGCGGCCATCAATCTATTTAATACGGTTATTAATTTCACACTGTTAATTCTGGTCAACTGGATATCGAAAAAATACTCCGAGAACAGTCTTTGGTAA
- a CDS encoding ThuA domain-containing protein, whose protein sequence is MTDKLRVTVWNENRHERTNPKAKEIYPDGIHQAIARFLTEAGMEAGTATLDEPEHGLTDELLANTDVLIWWGHLAHDEVQDEIVGKVYQRVLDGMGLIVLHSGHYSKIFKALMGTSCSLKWREADEKERLWVVAPGHPIAEGIGEYIELPEEEMYGEHFDIPAPDELIFASWFEGGEIFRSGCAYTRGSGKVFYFRPGHETYPTYHNPAIQRVIVNAVKWAQPVRRELPIRGNVQPLEPIGVKV, encoded by the coding sequence ATGACTGACAAACTGCGAGTAACCGTATGGAACGAGAATCGCCATGAACGGACGAACCCCAAGGCGAAGGAGATTTATCCGGATGGCATCCATCAGGCTATTGCGCGCTTTTTGACCGAAGCGGGGATGGAAGCGGGAACGGCGACTTTGGACGAACCGGAGCATGGACTTACCGATGAATTGCTGGCGAATACCGACGTATTGATCTGGTGGGGCCATCTCGCGCATGACGAAGTACAGGATGAGATCGTCGGCAAGGTGTACCAGCGCGTGCTGGACGGCATGGGGCTTATCGTTCTTCACTCCGGTCATTATTCTAAAATTTTCAAAGCTCTGATGGGAACAAGCTGCAGCCTGAAATGGCGCGAGGCCGACGAGAAGGAGCGTCTCTGGGTTGTTGCGCCGGGACATCCGATCGCCGAAGGAATCGGGGAATATATCGAGCTGCCGGAAGAGGAAATGTACGGCGAGCATTTCGATATCCCGGCACCGGATGAGCTTATCTTCGCAAGCTGGTTCGAGGGCGGCGAAATCTTCCGAAGCGGCTGCGCTTATACGCGCGGCAGCGGCAAGGTGTTTTATTTTAGACCCGGTCACGAAACGTATCCGACCTACCATAACCCGGCGATTCAGCGCGTCATCGTTAATGCGGTTAAATGGGCGCAGCCGGTTCGGCGGGAGCTGCCTATACGCGGCAACGTGCAGCCGCTTGAGCCGATTGGCGTGAAGGTCTGA
- a CDS encoding cache domain-containing sensor histidine kinase, with product MRFRKIYRNYIQNNLFVKVILVFALIVNLTIITLSYLLFGLISDSIVNSELNNQKQAMERVNRYMEQKYDWVQNTVQDIYRNSLLASNASYFLRHSYSEYAQYMLDQNYAGGNESAVDILSYLADRMDADPDIQNILLYSTDMQQLYAFNRNGPRRLYKTNPTRSYIPEIMAAEGPAAATPNIWIRGLIGQWNSQLYSMRVQVNDKNTLKNIGQLLVYFDSGMVNRSLDQQRTPLKGEILVLSQDGQVLSDSANRYYGQIFPYMKQIGSLKETGMLDEPSYISTLTQNKAGYFVVGITPKSAMAEAYAGLKRTIILISSICIVVAVIIPSIVIVNISRRTNRIVHFMRKVEGGNLTARLQDAREDELGQISQSFNEMLDELGRHIDREYKAELRHKQTELAALQARINPHFLYNTLEVIRMRAMSQGAVDVGEMIYSLAVLFRNSVSAKAENTLGEELEMCRLYLELFRIRYKDKFAYEVECEEELLRVPVAKLLLQPIVENYIVHGMDSRRKNNRLTIEAAQEHGLIRVRIRDNGKGIDPEQLAHIMRRLKMPETEEQQSFGLRSVHERIELVHGPGYGLSIESTPGKGTSVTVIWPAAEQQEETGDV from the coding sequence TTGAGATTCCGGAAAATCTACCGAAACTATATACAGAACAACCTGTTCGTCAAAGTCATTCTCGTCTTCGCGCTTATCGTGAATTTGACGATCATCACGCTCTCGTACCTGCTCTTCGGTCTCATATCCGATTCCATCGTGAACAGCGAGCTGAACAATCAGAAGCAGGCCATGGAGCGGGTGAACCGCTATATGGAGCAGAAGTACGACTGGGTACAGAACACGGTACAGGACATCTACCGCAACAGCCTGCTCGCGAGCAATGCCTCTTACTTTCTGCGGCATTCCTACAGCGAATACGCTCAGTACATGCTCGACCAGAATTACGCGGGCGGCAACGAAAGCGCGGTTGATATTCTGAGCTATCTCGCGGACCGGATGGATGCCGATCCCGACATCCAGAATATCCTGCTGTACAGCACGGACATGCAGCAGCTGTACGCTTTTAATCGAAACGGCCCGCGGCGTCTGTACAAAACCAATCCGACCCGCTCGTACATTCCCGAGATCATGGCGGCGGAAGGGCCGGCGGCTGCGACGCCGAACATTTGGATTCGCGGGCTGATCGGCCAATGGAACTCGCAGCTGTATTCCATGCGCGTCCAGGTAAACGATAAGAATACGCTCAAGAACATCGGACAACTGCTCGTATATTTCGATTCCGGCATGGTGAACCGGTCGCTTGATCAGCAACGGACCCCTCTCAAGGGCGAGATTCTGGTACTGTCGCAGGATGGGCAGGTGCTGTCCGATTCCGCGAACCGATACTACGGACAGATCTTTCCGTACATGAAGCAAATCGGCTCCCTGAAGGAAACCGGCATGCTCGACGAGCCGTCGTACATCTCCACGCTGACGCAGAACAAAGCCGGCTATTTCGTTGTTGGCATTACGCCCAAGAGCGCAATGGCCGAGGCGTACGCCGGCCTCAAACGGACAATCATTCTGATCAGTTCGATCTGCATTGTCGTTGCGGTGATCATTCCGTCCATCGTGATCGTCAATATCTCGAGGCGGACGAACCGGATCGTGCATTTCATGCGGAAGGTGGAGGGCGGCAATCTCACCGCCCGCCTGCAGGATGCCCGCGAAGACGAGCTCGGGCAGATCTCCCAGAGCTTTAACGAAATGCTCGACGAGCTGGGCCGGCATATCGACCGGGAATACAAGGCGGAGCTGAGGCATAAGCAAACGGAGCTTGCTGCCTTGCAGGCGAGGATAAACCCGCATTTTCTTTACAACACGCTGGAGGTTATCCGGATGCGGGCGATGTCCCAGGGCGCGGTCGACGTCGGCGAGATGATCTACAGCCTCGCGGTGCTGTTCCGCAACTCGGTCAGCGCGAAGGCGGAGAACACGCTTGGCGAAGAGCTTGAGATGTGCAGGCTGTATCTGGAGCTTTTCCGGATCCGCTACAAAGACAAATTCGCCTACGAAGTCGAATGCGAGGAGGAGCTGCTGCGCGTTCCGGTTGCAAAGCTCCTGCTGCAGCCAATCGTGGAGAACTATATCGTGCACGGGATGGATTCCCGGCGTAAGAACAACCGCCTGACTATCGAAGCCGCGCAAGAGCACGGCCTGATCCGGGTTCGGATACGCGACAACGGCAAAGGCATTGATCCTGAGCAGCTCGCGCATATCATGCGCCGTCTAAAGATGCCGGAAACCGAGGAACAGCAGTCCTTCGGGCTGCGCAGCGTGCACGAGCGGATTGAACTGGTGCACGGACCCGGCTATGGGTTAAGCATAGAAAGCACGCCCGGGAAGGGAACATCGGTGACGGTGATCTGGCCCGCGGCTGAACAACAGGAGGAAACTGGCGATGTATAA
- a CDS encoding response regulator transcription factor, producing MYKVLLVDDEPFITEGLSDAVDWSAFGLEVVGSAEDGEEALERLRELPVDLLITDISMPIMTGLELIRKARELQPQLKVIILSGFNEFNYLKEGMRLGIENYLLKPINFGELEATLTDTVRKLEADKPEKPLGEDEIGILRDNVMTRWVNGRIALPELTERTALLGIDLSKPFAALAIIRFRPEQGGVAGYGLDNCIADLLSEETDGLSLVPFINDEGELVAVCCINEGKRNQAKVTEALERAADKWENRQLGPQIALGGIVATADADASYAEARKAQQFFLVRHDRHLLDYADISAETASLPSGLFEWEAYARPILAKDKGELAEVIDRDFASIRLAEGLHPIRARGAAIELMILMKIEVDKLGRADAAEVFQDALDQAVSAATLEGVENAVRTAAFFAADSFSGEDMSPVIKQALRYIHEHYAEALTLKSLGLQFHIHPNYLGQLFNKQTGDTFTDYLNKYRIDKAKELLADSRLKVNEIARQVGYWETGYFYKQFKKHVGMVPGDFKELL from the coding sequence ATGTATAAAGTTTTGCTTGTGGATGACGAACCGTTTATCACGGAAGGCTTAAGCGACGCCGTCGATTGGTCCGCCTTTGGCCTCGAGGTCGTCGGCAGCGCCGAAGACGGCGAGGAAGCGCTGGAGCGTCTGCGCGAGCTGCCGGTCGACTTGCTCATCACCGACATCTCGATGCCGATCATGACCGGGCTTGAACTGATCCGCAAAGCGCGGGAACTGCAGCCGCAATTGAAGGTGATCATCCTGAGCGGGTTCAACGAATTTAATTATCTCAAGGAAGGCATGCGCCTTGGCATCGAGAACTACCTGCTCAAGCCGATTAACTTCGGAGAGCTGGAGGCGACGCTGACGGATACGGTACGGAAGCTGGAGGCGGACAAGCCGGAAAAGCCGTTGGGGGAAGACGAGATCGGCATCCTGCGCGACAACGTCATGACCAGGTGGGTAAACGGGCGGATTGCATTGCCCGAGCTGACGGAACGGACGGCGCTCCTTGGCATCGATCTCTCGAAGCCGTTTGCGGCGCTGGCGATCATCCGTTTTCGCCCTGAACAGGGTGGTGTCGCGGGTTACGGCCTGGACAACTGTATCGCGGATCTCTTGTCCGAAGAGACGGACGGCTTGTCTCTTGTTCCCTTTATCAACGATGAAGGAGAGTTGGTCGCCGTCTGCTGCATAAACGAGGGCAAGCGGAATCAAGCTAAGGTAACGGAAGCTTTGGAAAGAGCAGCGGACAAATGGGAAAACAGGCAGCTTGGCCCGCAGATCGCACTCGGCGGGATCGTGGCAACGGCCGATGCCGACGCAAGCTACGCAGAGGCGCGTAAAGCGCAGCAATTTTTCCTGGTGCGGCATGACCGGCATTTGCTCGATTATGCGGACATTTCCGCGGAAACGGCGTCTCTTCCTTCGGGCTTGTTCGAATGGGAGGCGTATGCGAGGCCCATCCTCGCCAAGGACAAGGGTGAGCTGGCGGAGGTAATCGACCGTGATTTTGCGTCTATTCGGCTGGCGGAAGGCTTGCATCCCATCCGGGCGAGAGGGGCTGCCATTGAGCTCATGATCCTGATGAAGATCGAAGTCGACAAGCTCGGACGCGCGGATGCCGCGGAGGTGTTCCAAGACGCACTCGACCAAGCGGTAAGCGCGGCAACGCTCGAAGGCGTGGAAAATGCCGTACGGACGGCGGCTTTCTTCGCGGCCGATTCGTTCTCCGGGGAGGACATGAGTCCCGTCATCAAGCAGGCGTTGCGCTACATCCATGAGCATTATGCCGAGGCGCTGACGCTAAAGTCGCTTGGGCTGCAGTTCCACATTCACCCCAATTACCTCGGGCAGCTCTTCAACAAGCAGACGGGGGATACGTTCACGGATTACCTGAATAAATATCGTATCGACAAAGCGAAGGAACTGCTGGCGGACAGCCGGCTTAAGGTGAACGAGATCGCGAGACAGGTCGGGTACTGGGAGACAGGCTACTTCTACAAGCAGTTCAAGAAGCATGTCGGGATGGTGCCGGGCGATTTTAAGGAGCTGCTGTGA
- a CDS encoding Gfo/Idh/MocA family protein, giving the protein MKKYRIGLIGLGGMSHSHIRWMAEEGRFAIIAVSDVNEAALTEKGDLLGIAPDKRYGDFVQLINDPDVDAIVSVTPNNVHADIVRACLQAGKPYLAEKPFTRVFMEAAGLLELYEQQPVNGMVGYSYRYTPAFRYARELVREGKLGKVRSFAIQYLQDWGAVPNQTPYIWRFNKDITGTGTLGDLGSHMIDMARFLFGEFKELSAQMRTLVPERPDPATGQMVKIEVDDFVSFQARMSGDEVGIFQSSRNAIGSGNQHEVSIYGDTGTLHASTLNPDQIIWIREEAPGQLARAVINVPERCRVTQYGDFLSLLDGTASESLPGFMDGYRNQEIIDAVIRASEEKRTIAI; this is encoded by the coding sequence ATGAAAAAGTATCGAATCGGATTGATTGGTCTTGGCGGCATGTCGCATTCGCATATCCGTTGGATGGCCGAGGAGGGCCGCTTTGCTATTATTGCGGTGAGCGATGTCAATGAAGCAGCTTTGACGGAGAAAGGCGATTTGCTGGGAATAGCGCCTGACAAACGATACGGGGATTTTGTACAGCTGATTAACGACCCGGATGTGGATGCGATCGTATCGGTGACGCCCAATAACGTCCACGCGGATATCGTTCGCGCCTGCCTTCAGGCGGGCAAGCCTTACCTCGCGGAGAAGCCGTTCACCCGCGTATTCATGGAGGCAGCGGGGCTGCTCGAGTTATACGAGCAACAGCCGGTTAACGGCATGGTTGGATACAGCTATCGTTATACGCCCGCATTCCGTTATGCGCGGGAGCTTGTGCGGGAAGGGAAGCTGGGCAAGGTGCGGAGCTTTGCGATCCAATACCTGCAAGACTGGGGAGCGGTTCCGAACCAGACGCCGTATATTTGGCGCTTCAACAAGGACATTACCGGCACGGGAACGCTTGGCGATCTAGGCTCGCATATGATCGACATGGCTCGTTTTCTCTTTGGGGAATTCAAGGAGTTGTCCGCGCAGATGCGCACGCTGGTTCCGGAGCGTCCGGATCCGGCTACGGGCCAGATGGTGAAGATCGAGGTCGACGACTTCGTAAGCTTCCAGGCCCGAATGTCCGGCGATGAAGTCGGCATCTTCCAGTCGTCGCGGAATGCGATCGGCTCGGGCAACCAGCACGAAGTATCGATCTATGGAGACACCGGTACGCTGCACGCGTCGACGCTGAACCCGGATCAGATCATCTGGATTCGCGAGGAAGCGCCCGGCCAGCTGGCAAGAGCGGTAATTAACGTGCCGGAGAGATGCCGGGTAACTCAGTACGGCGACTTCCTGTCGCTGCTGGACGGTACGGCATCGGAGAGCCTTCCCGGCTTTATGGACGGCTACCGCAACCAGGAGATTATCGACGCGGTCATTCGCGCGAGCGAAGAGAAGCGTACGATTGCGATTTGA